A genomic region of Melanotaenia boesemani isolate fMelBoe1 chromosome 13, fMelBoe1.pri, whole genome shotgun sequence contains the following coding sequences:
- the gp9 gene encoding glycoprotein IX (platelet): protein MLLSSLSLAGFFLLTSSSAHSIDKSCICLELRPAGLHVNCSSLNLMQLPLLPSLTTELHLEDNQFTSVSPGLFDRFFFLKKVSLSGNPFHCDCRIQYLRNWLLRNKGVVSEEPVCSSPSSVAQKAISELPDDYFSTCKLTSCAYLTYTTVLGVMLCCLILLLLWNLRLARRSTFILSFHERHSGLEAYSLQSLKPRHRRRVYTGLSGVSEDSDSLTWSEKLERPLINMELLPQVLDVLHKKHNIKIKAT, encoded by the coding sequence ATGCTGCTCTCCAGTTTAAGTTTAGCTGGCTTCTTCCTCCTGACCTCATCCAGTGCTCACAGTATTGATAAGTCATGCATCTGCTTAGAACTCCGGCCTGCCGGGCTGCACGTCAACTGCAGCTCTTTAAACCTCATGCAGCTGCCTCTTCTGCCTTCATTGACCACAGAGCTCCATTTGGAAGACAACCAGTTCACTTCTGTGTCTCCAGGCCTGtttgatagattttttttcctgaaaaaagTCTCCCTGTCTGGAAACCCCTTCCACTGTGACTGCAGGATCCAGTACCTGAGAAACTGGTTGCTGAGAAACAAGGGTGTTGTTTCAGAGGAGCCTGTTTGTTCGAGTCCCAGCTCTGTGGCTCAGAAAGCCATCTCTGAACTTCCAGATGACTACTTCTCAACCTGCAAATTAACAAGTTGTGCTTATCTGACGTACACCACTGTGTTAGGGGTGATGCTGTGCTGCCTCATTCTGTTGCTTCTGTGGAACTTGAGACTTGCAAGAAGGTCCACTTTCATTCTCTCCTTTCATGAGAGACATTCTGGATTGGAGGCCTATTCTTTGCAGTCACTTAAACCTAGACACAGAAGGAGGGTGTACACAGGACTGTCCGGAGTCAGTGAGGACTCGGATTCTCTCACATGGTCAGAGAAATTAGAGAGGCCGCTTATCAACATGGAGCTACTGCCGCAAGTATTAGATGTGTTACACAAGAAGCACAACATAAAGATTAAGGCTACCTGA